In one window of Bos taurus isolate L1 Dominette 01449 registration number 42190680 breed Hereford chromosome 4, ARS-UCD2.0, whole genome shotgun sequence DNA:
- the CFAP69 gene encoding cilia- and flagella-associated protein 69 isoform X2: MKIQNSELRIQICKCIIDFYHAEPPKKHITGYQQASSSYKIKMAEVGELAKTMIQSLELLENQLVEKLWVLKALQHLSTSEVNCTLMVKAQAASGICAHLNDPDPSGQLLFRSSEILWNLLEKSSKEEIIQQLSNLKCLLALKEVFKNLFIRGVSHYDRQLRNDILVITTIISQNPGAPMIESGFTRDLILFATFNEVKSQNPLVKGLKLSNSYEDFELKKLLFNIIVILCKDLSTIQLLIDGKVILALFTYVKRPEKHKILEWSAAQYEELQLHAIATLSSVAPFLIDEYLFYKGNDQVLEFLAWCDNEDSFFSHGNSFHGAGGRGNKFAQMRYSLRLLRAMVYLENDTINKDLCENGAIQQLIGIFKNIISKYNDKEEAILLEIQSDILLILSGLCEYHIPGKEIFGTEGVDIILHVMKTDPKKLQSGLGYNVLLYSTLDSIWCCILGCYPSEDYFLEKEGIFLLLDLLALNQKKFCNLILGIMVEFCDNPKTAAHVNAWRGKKDQTAASLLIKLWRKEEKELGVKRDKYGKIVDTKKPLFTSFQEEQKIIPLPANCPTIAVMDVAENIRAKIYAVLGKLDFENLPGLSAEDFVTLCIIHRYLDFKIGEIWNEIYEEIKLEKLRPVTTDKKILESITAASENIGKMVVSLQSEMIESQARQDVQNEQKVYTKIQATHKQRELANKSWENFLARTSNAKTLKKAKRLQEKAIESSRYGERPPNAIFHRTDIKGLNATVPSGGVVTVESTPARLVGGPLADTDIALKKLPIRGGALQKVKAVKTVDEPKKSDPA; encoded by the exons atgaaaatacaaaattctGAATTGAGGATTCAAATTTGTAAGTGTATTATTGACTTTTATCATGCAGAACCACCAAAAAAGCATATTACAG GTTACCAGCAGGCTAGTTCCTCATATAAGATTAAAATGGCTGAAGTTGGAGAACTGGCAAAAACAATGATCCAGTCATTGGAGTTGCTTGAAAATCAGCTTGTTGAGAAACTTTGGGTACTTAAAGCTCTGCAACATCTCTCAACTTCTG aaGTTAATTGTACTTTAATGGTGAAAGCACAAGCAGCCAGTGGAATCTGTGCTCACCTCAATGACCCAGATCCCTCTGGACAACTTTTATTTCGTTCATCTGAAATACTTTGGAACTTACTGGAAAAATCttcaaaagaagaaatcataCAACAGCTTAGTAACTTGAAATGTTTGCT ggctttgaaggaagtatttaaaaatctgtttataaGAGGCGTTAGTCATTATGATCGTCAGCTTAGAAACGACATATTAGTGATCACaacaattatatctcaaaatcCTGGGGCACCAATGATT GAGTCTGGCTTTACCAGGGATTTGATATTATTTGCGACATTTAATGAAG TTAAAAGTCAAAATCCTTTGGTAAAAGGTCTTAAGCTTTCTAATTCCTATGAAGATTTTGAGTTGAAGAAATTGCTGTTTAATATAATTGTGATCTTATGTAAAGATTTATCTACTATACAG CTATTAATTGATGGCAAAGTTATTTTGGCTTTGTTTACCTATGTTAAAAGGCCTGAGAAACACAAAATACTTGAATGGTCTGCAGCACAGTATGAAGAACTACAGCTGCACGCAATTGCCACTTTGTCATCAGTGGCTCCTTTTTTAATAGACGAGTACTTGTTCTATAAGGGAAATGATCAAGTCCTTGAATTTCTAGCATGGTGTGATAACGAAG ATTCCTTCTTTAGTCATGGTAACAGTTTTCATGGTGCAGGTGGCCGTGGCAACAAGTTTGCCCAGATGCGTTACAgtttaagactcttgagagccatGGTCTACCTTGAGAATGATACTATAAACAAGGATCTGTGTGAAAACGGAGCAATTCAGCAACTAATAG gaatctttaaaaatataataagcaAGTATAATGATAAGGAAGAGGCCATTCTTCTGGAAATTCAGTctgatattttacttattttgtctGGTCTTTGTGAATATCATATTCCTGGGAAG GAAATTTTTGGAACTGAAGGAGTGGATATAATTCTTCATGTAATGAAAACAGACCCCAAGAAGTTACAGAGTGGATTAGGCTATAATGTACTTCTTTATAGTACATTGGACAGCATTTG GTGCTGCATTTTGGGATGTTACCCCTCAGAGGATTACTTTCTTGAAAAAGAaggcatttttctccttttggatTTATTAGCA TTAAACCAAAAAAAATTCTGCAATCTAATACTTGGAATAATGGTTGAATTCTGTGATAATCCCAAAACTGCGGCTCATGTCAATGCTTGGCGAGGGAAGAAGGACCAGACAGCTGCTAGTCTTTTAATTAAATtgtggagaaaggaagaaaaagaactagGAGTAAAACGTGATAAATATGGGAAGATTGTTG ATACAAAGAAACCTTTATTTACTAGTTTTCAAGAAGAGCAAAAAATCATACCACTGCCTGCTAACTGCCCAACTATTGCAGTTATGGATGTTGCTGAGAATATCAGAGCAAAAATTTATGCTGTGTTGGGCAAACTAG ATTTTGAAAATTTACCTGGCTTATCTGCTGAAGATTTTGTCACTCTGTGTATCATACATAGATATCTTGATTTTAAA ATTGGAGAAATATGGAatgaaatatatgaagaaataaaattagaaaagctAAGACCAGTCACCACAGACAAAAAAATTTTGGAATCTATTACAGCAGCATCAGAAAATATTGGAAAGATGGTTGTTTCTCTGCAAAGTGAGATGATTGAAAGCCAAGCACGCCAAGATGTGCAAAATGAACAAAAAGTATATACAAAA ATACAAGCCACACACAAGCAAAGAGAATTGGCTAATAAATCATGGGAAAATTTCTTGGCCAGAACATCAAATGCTAAAACTTTAAAG aAAGCAAAAAGACTTCAAGAGAAAGCTATAGAATCCTCTAGATATGGTGAAAGACCACCAAATGCGATATTTCACAGAACAGATATTAAAGGCCTTAACGCaaca gTGCCTTCTGGTGGGGTAGTAACAGTGGAAAGCACTCCTGCCCGATTAGTGGGAGGACCTCTGGCTGATACAGATATTGCTCTTAAGAAACTGCCTATTCGAGGAGGAGCCTTACAGAAGGTGAAAGCAGTAAAAACTGTGGATGAGCCAAAGAAGAGTGATCCCGCATAA